A single window of Populus nigra chromosome 17, ddPopNigr1.1, whole genome shotgun sequence DNA harbors:
- the LOC133677512 gene encoding probable LRR receptor-like serine/threonine-protein kinase At3g47570, with protein sequence MELDISGNKLSGTIPSTLGSCISLERLHLEGNKFEGLIPESLETLRGLEELDLSENNLTGRVPEFLGRFSVLRHLNLSHNNLEGEVSRDGIFANASAFSVVGNDKLCGGIPELHLPPCSRKKPREPISFKVVIPATIAAVFISVLLCSLSIFCIRRKLPRNSNTPTPEEEQIVVSYSELIKSTNGFAAENLIGSGSFGSVYKGILSGEGRIVAIKIMNLPQKGASKSFIDECNSLRSIRHRNLLKIITACSTIDLQGNDFKGLVFEFMSNGNLDQWLHPTTEHQYRTKKLSFTQRLNICCLIFNNIAIDVASALDYLHHHCETTIVHCDLKPSNVLLDDDMTAHVGDFGLAKFLSEASKNLSINQTISAALKGSIGYIPPEYGMRGEVSVVGDIYSYGILLLEMFTGKRPTDDMFEGDLNIHKFADMAFPGNVMAIIDPSMLAEEEIYENEVNEHGIEERAIILNNDFQVNRTSNIEECLVSLMEIGISCSNKSPGKRMAMNIVVNRLQIIRDSFFRSINR encoded by the exons ATGGAGTTGGACATATCAGGAAACAAATTGTCAGGTACAATTCCTAGTACACTCGGCAGTTGTATCAGTTTAGAACGCCTTCATTTAGAGGGGAACAAGTTTGAAGGGCTGATTCCAGAATCTTTGGAAACTTTAAGAGGTTTGGAAGAACTAGATCtgtcagaaaataatttaactgGGAGGGTCCCTGAATTTCTTGGCAGGTTTTCAGTTCTCAGGCATCTCAATCTTTCTCATAATAATTTAGAGGGGGAAGTGTCAAGAGATGGTATATTTGCAAATGCAAGTGCCTTCTCAGTAGTTGGAAATGATAAGCTCTGTGGAGGTATCCCAGAATTGCATTTACCTCCATGCTCCAGGAAAAAACCCAGAGAACCTATTTCCTTCAAGGTAGTAATACCAGCAACAATTGCAGCAGTATTCATTTCTGTTCTATTGTGTTCTCTGTCAATTTTTTGTATCAGAAGAAAGTTACCAAGGAATTCCAACACACCTACCCCTGAGGAGGAGCAAATAGTTGTTTCATACTCGGAACTCATAAAATCAACCAATGGATTCGCTGCTGAAAACTTGATTGGTTCTGGAAGTTTTGGATCTGTATACAAAGGAATTCTTTCTGGTGAGGGAAGAATTGTTGCGATTAAGATCATGAACCTTCCTCAGAAAGGTGCTTCAAAAAGTTTCATTGATGAATGCAATTCTTTAAGAAGCATACGGCATCGTAATCTCCTGAAGATCATCACTGCTTGCTCGACCATTGATCTTCAAGGTAATGATTTCAAAGGTCTTGTTTTTGAGTTCATGTCTAATGGCAATCTAGACCAGTGGCTACATCCAACAACTGAACATCAATATCGAACTAAGAAATTGAGCTTTACTCAAAGACTGAATatttgttg tttaatattcaacaataTTGCCATCGATGTTGCTTCTGCATTGGATTATCTCCATCACCATTGTGAAACCACAATCGTTCATTGTGATTTAAAGCCAAGCAACGTGCTCCTTGATGACGATATGACAGCCCACGTTGGTGACTTTGGATTAGCTAAATTCCTTTCTGAAGCATCCAAGAATCTCTCtataaatcaaacaatttctGCAGCTTTAAAGGGTTCAATTGGCTACATCCCTCCAG AGTATGGGATGAGAGGCGAAGTTTCTGTAGTTGGAGATATTTACAGCTATGGAATACTACTGCTAGAGATGTTCACAGGAAAAAGACCTACTGATGACATGTTCGAAGGTGATCTAAATATTCACAAGTTTGCTGATATGGCTTTCCCTGGCAATGTCATGGCTATCATTGACCCATCGATGCTAGCTGAAGAAGAGATTTATGAGAATGAGGTAAATGAACATGGCATAGAAGAAAGAGCAATAATCCTCAATAATGATTTTCAAGTCAACAGGACAAGCAACATTGAGGAATGCCTGGTGTCTCTTATGGAAATCGGAATCTCATGCTCTAACAAATCACCTGGGAAACGGATGGCGATGAACATAGTTGTGAATAGATTGCAAATAATCAGAGATTCATTCTTTAGATCTATTAACAGGTGA